From a single Anomaloglossus baeobatrachus isolate aAnoBae1 chromosome 4, aAnoBae1.hap1, whole genome shotgun sequence genomic region:
- the LOC142302966 gene encoding olfactory receptor 5G9-like, which translates to MQENNVTSVNEFFLLGFKVGQNCRIFLFFLLLMIYCAIICGNLLIIALVSTSKNLHTPMYFFISQLSISDILLPTNIVPNMLHILLKNGAAISFIGCMAQIYFFCTAEGYECLLLTVMSYDRYVAICNPLHYVSIMTRLFYVNLNILFWFLCFCNAFGYIFSASRLKFCWPNIIDHFFCDIVPLMEISCSDTFPLNLQMCLLSFPLLIIPSIIIVISYGNIVRAVLQIQSNICRQKAFSTCSSHLTVVSIFYLTLFSVYILPANEQTSEVNKIMSLLYTVFTPLINPIIYSFRNKDIKKAVQETIQKYLQSEDFV; encoded by the coding sequence ATGCAGGAGAACAATGTGACTTCGGTGAATGAATTTTTTCTTTTAGGATTTAAAGTCGGCCAGAATTGTAGAATTTTCCTGTTCTTTTTGCTTCTCATGATTTATTGTGCGATAATATGTGGGAATCTCCTGATCATCGCCCTGGTGTCCACCAGCAAGAACCTCCACACTCCGATGTACTTCTTCATCTCACAACTGTCCATCAGTGACATCTTGCTACCAACAAATATTGTCCCCAACATGCTCCATATCCTACTGAAGAATGGAGCGGCCATATCTTTTATTGGCTGTATGGCACAGATATATTTTTTCTGTACAGCAGAAGGATATGAATGTCTTCTTCTCACGGTGATGTCTTACGACCGATATGTGGCCATCTGTAATCCACTTCATTATGTGTCCATTATGACAAGATTGTTTTATGTAAATTTGAATATTTTGTTTTGGTTTCTCTGTTTTTGCAATGCGTTTGGTTACATATTTTCAGCATCAAGGCTGAAGTTCTGTTGGCCAAATATCATTGACCACTTTTTCTGTGACATTGTTCCTTTAATGGAAATTTCCTGTTCAGATACATTTCCTTTGAACCTTCAGATGTGTTTGTTAAGTTTTCCACTGCTGATAATTCCCAGCATAATTATTGTTATTTCTTATGGTAACATTGTCCGCGCCGTCTTACAAATCCAGTCTAATATCTGTAGacagaaagccttctccacctgcagctcccacctcactGTGGTCTCCATATTTTACCTCACTTTGTTTAGTGTGTATATTCTTCCGGCTAATGAACAAACATCAGAAGTTAATAAAATCATGTCCTTGTTATACACTGTATTTACACCATTAATTAATCCCATTATTTATAGCTTTAGAAACAAAGACATTAAGAAAGCCGTGCAGGAAACCATTCAGAAATATCTCCAATCTGAAGATTTTGTGTAA